The Bremerella cremea sequence CCGTCAACGCAGGGCCAGGCGAGTTGGTAATGATCACCAGCGATGGCAAATCAACCTCCGAACTTTTGAACTACCCCCGTACACCGGTCCGCTGGACGGTAATCGGAATTATTGACGAATAAAACGTGCAGTCCCCATTCAATAGCCAAGAAATCGAACGCCTTGTCCGGCTAGTCGTCGAACGTCTAGTCCAGGAAGGGGCCAACGTTGGAAAAGCCACGGCGCAACCGGCTTTGCCGGCTGGCGAGTTGCGGCTCGATTCCAAGCTGATCACGATTTCGTCGCTGAAAGGGAAACTGAACGAAGCAACCACAGTACTGTGCGTTCCGACCAAAGCGGTGGTTACGCCGGCGGTGAAAGACGAACTAAAAGATCGTGGTATCCGCTTGCGTCGTGCCGATCAGGCTGATTGCGGCTTCGAGGTACAAACCCCGGTTGTCGTCAACGCGGCGAAGCAAACGACTTCGCCAGCCTGGAACAACGGGGGACGAAGCGAAACGATTGGCAACCTGAAACTGGCCGTCCAGCGAGCAACCGCTTTAGCTGGCAGCGACAAGATGGTCGTGATCCTTTCGGAACAACCCGAAGTCATTGCCGTCGCGGCGAACCGCCAAAACGGTATCCGAGCTATGGTTGCCTGCGAGAGTCACGATTGGAAATCCGCTGCGGAAAGCCTCGGTGCGAACGTCATCGCTTGCCACCCAGGCCACTGGAACGACAACGTAGTTCCCCGCTTGCTGAACACCTTGTGGAACCTGCGTGGAACCGCCGCGCCCGATTGGTTGAAGTAAACGAGACACACTATGCGTATCGCCAAAATCATCGGCAAAGTCACGCTCAGCCGCACGGTTACTGAATTCCAGGGTGCCGTACTGAAGCTGGCCGTACCCATGATGCTGAGCGATATCGAAAACGAAAATACTCCGCTGGACGACCTACTTGTCGTGTACGACGAACTGGGCGCTGGCAACGAGAATTACATCGCCTTGAGCGAAGGGGGAGAAGCGGCCCAACCGTTCTACCCCGAAATGAAGCCGGTCGACGCTTACAACGCGGCCATTTTAGACACCGTGGATATCCGTTACCGGCTAAACCAATAAGTTC is a genomic window containing:
- a CDS encoding EutN/CcmL family microcompartment protein, which produces MRIAKIIGKVTLSRTVTEFQGAVLKLAVPMMLSDIENENTPLDDLLVVYDELGAGNENYIALSEGGEAAQPFYPEMKPVDAYNAAILDTVDIRYRLNQ